Below is a window of Thermomicrobiales bacterium DNA.
GAGATCACCGGCGACAACGTGCGCATCCAGCGCGCGGTGCTGGAGCAGGCGCAGAAGTGGCAGCAGCCGCCGACCGATCACCCACTGGGCTGGACCGACCCGGAAGCCTGGCAGAATACGCAGGATCTGCTGCAATCCGTCGGCGTTGTTGACGCACCGATCGACCCCGAGGCGCTGTTTACCAATGAGTTTGTGGAGCAAGCCGGACAGTAGCATCGCTGCCGATGGCCGCCCTGCGGCGGCTGCCGCTCCACGCCGTGTTCGACGACGACGCAGGCGCACTCTGGCGCGTCCTGCGTCGCGTCGTCGCTGGCAGCTGTGGATGCCGCTGGTCGGTGTGCTGCTGGCGCTGGGATTCTGGCAACTGCTGTGGATGCGCCACACCATCCCGGCCTACATGCTGCCGTCGCCCGCATCGGTCGGCGAGAAGTGGTGGCTGCTCTATCGCAACGGTGTGCTCTGGCATCACACCAGCGTCACGCTGAAGGAGGCGCTGCTCGGGTTTGCCGTTGCGTTCGTTGTCGGCGTCGGTCTTGGCTATCCGCTGGCGCGCTTCGATACGTTCGATGCGCTGTTCGGCCCCTACGTCGCCGTCTCGCAGGCAATGCCGGTGATCGCGTTCGCGCCATTGCTGGTTGTCTGGTTCGGGTTGGGGCTGCTGCCGAAGGTCATTATCTGCGCGCTGATCGTCTTCTTCCCGATCCTCATTAACACCGTCGTCGGGCTGCGCTCGATCGACCCGACGCTGATCGAAGCGACCTGGAGCCTGGGTGGCAACGGCTGGCAGACCTTGCTCTACGTCGAAATCCCGCTGATGCTGCGACCGTTGCTGGGCGGGATCAAGATGGGGCTGACCCTCTCAATGACCGGCGCAATGGTGGGAGAGTTTGTCTCATCCAGCGCCGGACTCGGCTACATGATGACGCTCGGTCGCACTGCCTACGATATCCCGATGGTCTATGTCGCGGCGCTGATGATGTCGCTGGTCGCCACACTCGGCTACCTCGGCGTCAGCCTGCTGGAACGGCTCCTTATCACCTGGGAGTAACGTTTCGTTGCCCCGAATGTGCCGTCGGCGGCTACACTTCGCCTGCATGCGACGGCAAGATGACCTCACCGTCTCCCTCGCCCGCAGCCTACGAGTCGGCTTTGAACAGGGAAGAGGCCAATGCGCATCCACATCGGTATGGATCCGAACCTCGTCACGATCGGTCCGTTCGTGCTGGCGTGGCACGGTCTCCTCACGGTCCTTGCCATCTTCGTCGCTGTCTGGTTCGTTGAGCGCGGCATGCGCGAACGCAACATCTCGGTGGCAGGCTTCGACTCGTTCGTCCTGATCGCGATTGCCGGCGGCATCATCGGCGCGCGCGTGTTCTACCTGATCGATCATTTCGGGTTCTACATCGACAATCCGGGTGAGGCGATCAAGATCAACGAGGGCGGGCTGGCTATCTATGGCGCGGTGATCGGTGGCTTCATCACCGTCGCGATCCTGTGCAAGCTGCGCTCGTATCCGTTCCTGCGCATGATCGACATCATCGCGCCGGGGTTGGTGATTGCGCAGGCCATTGGCCGCATCGGCTGCGCGATCAACGGCGATGCCTGGGGTGCCGAGACTGACTGGCCGTTTGCGTTCGTCTATACCAACCCGGATGCCATCATCCCGAATCGGCTGCTGAACGTCCCGACGCACCCGTATCCGGTCTACGACATGATCATGTGCCTCGGCATCTTTGCCATCATCTGGCCGTTGCGCAAGCGTGGTTTGCCGGGCGGAGCGATCTTCGCCACCTACGCGCTGCTATACGGCGTCACGCGCTTCATTATCTCGTACGTACGCGAGGAACGCGTCTGGTTCTGGGGCCTGCAGGAGGCGCAAGTCGTCTCGCTCGCCGTCATCCTCGTCTCGAGCATCGCCCTCATCTGGCTGCTGCGTCGGCCGGCTGATGATATCGAGGCCAATGTCGCGTCCGTACAGTCTGACGTAGCCGTCAGCGAGTAGGCCGACATAACTTCCTGAGCACGTTCCGGGTTGTAGTGTTGCTACGAACAATCGTCCGAAGCGAGCGTTATCAGGTCGCTTCGTATAATGGGTGCATCCTGATATGTCACGCACGCCTGTTCAGACGAAGCGAGATCAGCATTATGCGGGTATCGCCATCCCGGTACATCCTGAAAGCGCATCGCCGCCGTATAGTGAAGTGCTATCCAGAATTCGGCAACGCGAGGCTCCGTTGAGTGAGCGGAACCGCCGGATGGAGATAGCGTCGGGTGGCGCCGATCAACCCTCGTCCGTTGAGCCAGCGGATGAGGTGCTGGTGAGCCGCGTGTGTGAAGGCGACACGGCGGCTCTGGAAGCGCTCTATAGCCGGTACGCGCGGGTGGTCTATTCGTTTGCTGTGCGTATCGTCGGCGATGGAGCGACTGCGGAAGAGATCCTGCAAGAGGCGTTCGTACGAACCTGGCGACAGGCGGAGACGTATCGCACCGTCCGTGGAACCTTTGCCAGCTGGTTATTGAGCATCACCCATAACCTGGCGATTGACGAGCTGCGCCGCCGTCAGCGGCGACCGCAACGAGTCGACGGCACTGACGTTCATGAAGTGATGAACGGTCTCGTCGATGACGCGGCCAATGTTGAAGAAGCCGCTGAAGCGGCGCTGCTTCGGGAACGTGTTGGCAGAGCGCTGGCAACGCTGCCCGAAGCACAACGAATCGCCATCGAGCTGGCGTTCTACCAGTCGATGTCGCAGCGAGAGATCGCAGCACATCTGGATGAGCCGCTCGGCACGATCAAAACCCGGCTCCGGCTGGGTATGCAGAAGCTGAAAGATGCACTCGCCGACGAGGCGTAGTCCGACGAGGAATCGTCAGCACAGCGAATGAGGGTATGGCCTGTGGATGCCGAGCATGATGATCTGTCCGGCATGGATGATCGAGACGACGGTCACGTCAGGGATCTGATCCCTGCCTACGCGCTCGGCGCGCTCGATCCCGATGATCGCGAGCGTGTGCGGTTGCACATCGCCGTCTGTTCTTCCTGCGCACTTGAGCTGGAAGCCTACGAAGAAACAGTCGGGCTGTTGCCCTTCGCGCCCGCCCCGCAGCCGGTGCCGTTGCGCGTTCGCGCAGCGTTGCTGGGCCGCATTGACCAGACAGTCCCGGCCCGCGCGCCGCGACCGCAGCGCCGGTTCAACTGGCAGCCGCTTGCGCCCCGACTGGCCGGCTTCGTCGTTGCTCCGGCGCTCGTATTGTTGCTGGTGATCGGCGTCATGGGCGTCCGGCTCTACAACCAGCAGCAGCGCATCGCTGAGATTCAGGCGGAGCAGGATCGGACGATGCGGACGCTGGCCGAAGCGCCGACAACCGTTGGCTCCACCTACATCGCTCGTTTGTCGGTAGCGAGACCCTGCGCCGGAGGCCAAGGCCAAGCTCATCGTGAACCGCCAGACGAACAGCGCGTTGATCGTCGCTGTCGATCTGCCGGAGCCCAAGCCGGGCGAGCACTACGTCGCCTGGATGCGCTTCCCGAACGGGAGCGACTATGCGCGCGGCGGAGAGCTGCGGGTCGATCCTGATGGTGGTCGGGCGACGCTGGTGATTGACCCGTTCGGCTGGGTAGCCAGCTACGAGGCTGTGGTGGTGACAGTTGAGGCCGACACTGAAAGTGGCGATCCAACCGGTCCCAGCCTGCTCACCGCCACGATCAGCGCGCAGTGACGCACAATTTAAGCAGTTGACGTAACACTATAAGGCAACGAGTGGCAGGTGAGAAATGTGCCGGCCGAGTCAGCAACGGCAGCATTTCTTGCGGTCATGCGTGAAGATCATGTCAGGTTGTAAAAGTGGAACGCCGTGGGAGGGTGCTTCCTTGACTTTGATACTCGCAGTCACATACCATCTCTTGCTGACTCAATGACGAGCCGGCCTCCGCACGAAACGTAAAAGCACGCAGTGTCGCGCTGTAGCGACCAACAGGCGCGTGAACGTTTCAACGACATGGGGCCGACAAATGAGAAACCGGCATGGCACCTCTGGCGACGGGCCATGCTGTTTGTGCTTACGTAACGCCATGCCGCACTTGAGGAGAGGGGTCCGGATTCGTAATGGGAGAACTGTTGAAACCTGAGGAACTGGCGGCGCAAACACTGCGCTCGCGTCTGTCGCGT
It encodes the following:
- a CDS encoding ABC transporter permease; protein product: MPLVGVLLALGFWQLLWMRHTIPAYMLPSPASVGEKWWLLYRNGVLWHHTSVTLKEALLGFAVAFVVGVGLGYPLARFDTFDALFGPYVAVSQAMPVIAFAPLLVVWFGLGLLPKVIICALIVFFPILINTVVGLRSIDPTLIEATWSLGGNGWQTLLYVEIPLMLRPLLGGIKMGLTLSMTGAMVGEFVSSSAGLGYMMTLGRTAYDIPMVYVAALMMSLVATLGYLGVSLLERLLITWE
- a CDS encoding anti-sigma factor produces the protein MNRQTNSALIVAVDLPEPKPGEHYVAWMRFPNGSDYARGGELRVDPDGGRATLVIDPFGWVASYEAVVVTVEADTESGDPTGPSLLTATISAQ
- a CDS encoding sigma-70 family RNA polymerase sigma factor, whose product is MSRVCEGDTAALEALYSRYARVVYSFAVRIVGDGATAEEILQEAFVRTWRQAETYRTVRGTFASWLLSITHNLAIDELRRRQRRPQRVDGTDVHEVMNGLVDDAANVEEAAEAALLRERVGRALATLPEAQRIAIELAFYQSMSQREIAAHLDEPLGTIKTRLRLGMQKLKDALADEA
- the lgt gene encoding prolipoprotein diacylglyceryl transferase; the encoded protein is MRIHIGMDPNLVTIGPFVLAWHGLLTVLAIFVAVWFVERGMRERNISVAGFDSFVLIAIAGGIIGARVFYLIDHFGFYIDNPGEAIKINEGGLAIYGAVIGGFITVAILCKLRSYPFLRMIDIIAPGLVIAQAIGRIGCAINGDAWGAETDWPFAFVYTNPDAIIPNRLLNVPTHPYPVYDMIMCLGIFAIIWPLRKRGLPGGAIFATYALLYGVTRFIISYVREERVWFWGLQEAQVVSLAVILVSSIALIWLLRRPADDIEANVASVQSDVAVSE